The Epilithonimonas zeae genome contains a region encoding:
- a CDS encoding serine hydrolase, whose translation MKKSILILLAFASQITFAQLSADSIKAIIKQEVANKRSKSIVVGIIDKNGRQIYSEGVLSDKNPALPDGNTVYEIGSITKVFTSLLLADMSLKHEVNLNDPISKYLPKNVKTPTRNGKEITLSNLSTHRSTFPRFPYNVDPKNLDQPYADYNVKRLYEYVSDFKPSFEIDSKWQYSNVAYGVLGEILTSVSHKKNYETFVEDVICKPLKMKSTVITFTPEIKKRAAIGHSEYGEPVDFIDLGAIEAGGGFRSTANDLLTFAAANLGFIKSDIYPAMELTHLQQAKKDGNRGYVTLGWTLYNDDGKNIIFKDGGTPGYRTFLGIDKKNGFAVVVLSNSNNGVTDIGNHIIDSSSKITPYKYPWKLLDSLRRTINQSGVDEGINLYKKLKISKEPDLYFNENQLNYLGYELRKANRLNDAIKIFEMNVSEYPNSTLPYENLGEIYKRNNNKKKAIECFRKAQELEPENPRWKFLLDKLTK comes from the coding sequence ATGAAGAAATCAATCCTGATATTATTGGCTTTTGCATCACAAATCACTTTTGCGCAATTATCTGCGGATAGTATAAAAGCGATTATCAAACAGGAAGTTGCCAACAAAAGAAGCAAAAGCATTGTTGTTGGAATCATTGATAAAAACGGAAGACAAATCTATTCTGAGGGAGTTTTGAGTGATAAAAATCCCGCTTTGCCAGACGGAAATACAGTTTACGAAATAGGTTCTATTACAAAGGTTTTCACATCTCTCCTATTGGCGGATATGAGTTTGAAGCACGAAGTCAATCTGAATGACCCAATCTCAAAATATCTTCCTAAAAATGTAAAAACCCCGACAAGAAACGGAAAAGAGATTACCTTATCCAATCTGTCTACGCATCGGTCAACTTTCCCGCGTTTCCCTTATAATGTTGACCCGAAAAATCTGGACCAGCCTTACGCAGATTACAATGTGAAGCGATTGTATGAGTACGTTTCTGATTTCAAACCAAGTTTTGAAATCGATTCCAAATGGCAATATTCCAATGTGGCTTACGGTGTGTTAGGCGAAATTCTGACTTCGGTTTCTCATAAAAAGAATTACGAAACCTTTGTAGAAGATGTCATTTGCAAACCTCTAAAGATGAAAAGCACAGTGATTACCTTCACGCCTGAAATCAAAAAAAGAGCAGCAATCGGGCATTCGGAATATGGAGAACCTGTAGATTTTATCGATTTGGGAGCGATTGAAGCCGGCGGCGGTTTCCGTTCCACAGCCAATGATTTGCTGACTTTTGCGGCGGCTAATTTGGGATTTATCAAATCCGATATTTATCCTGCAATGGAACTGACGCATTTGCAGCAAGCCAAAAAAGACGGCAACAGAGGTTATGTCACACTTGGCTGGACTTTATATAACGACGATGGAAAAAATATCATTTTCAAAGATGGCGGAACGCCCGGCTACAGAACGTTTTTAGGGATTGATAAGAAGAATGGATTCGCGGTTGTTGTTTTGTCCAATTCCAATAATGGTGTTACGGATATCGGCAATCACATTATTGATTCGAGTTCCAAGATAACGCCCTACAAATATCCTTGGAAATTGCTGGATTCATTACGAAGAACAATTAATCAATCTGGCGTAGATGAAGGAATTAACCTTTATAAAAAGTTGAAAATTTCGAAAGAACCGGATTTGTATTTCAATGAAAATCAACTCAATTACCTCGGTTACGAATTAAGAAAAGCCAACAGACTAAATGATGCAATTAAAATTTTCGAAATGAATGTTTCCGAATATCCTAACTCTACACTTCCCTACGAAAATCTTGGAGAAATTTATAAAAGAAATAACAACAAGAAAAAAGCAATCGAGTGTTTCAGAAAAGCACAGGAATTGGAACCAGAAAATCCCCGCTGGAAATTTCTGTTAGATAAACTCACAAAGTAA